The DNA window GCAGGAGTCTTTGTGTATAACGTGTTGTTTACGTAAAGATGGTGAAAGTTTTAAATCATAGTGACATGTTTAGATACTTTAAGATATTATTGTTTGCACTCATAGTGCTTAGTGTTACAGATTCAGTGAGGGCAAGAAAATTGTCGGGTTCTAGACACAGTTATCCGAAATCAGGGGGCCTTTCTGGCGGCGGCCATCATTATCCCAGTTCTGGTGGACTTTCTGGAAACAGTCACGGATATCCTTCATCCGGGGGTAGCCATGGTTATCCGTCTTCTGGGGGAAGTCATGGATATCCTTCATCTGGAGGTAGCCACGGATATCCATCATCTGGTGGGAGTCACGGTTATCCCGCATCAGGTGGTTTATCAGGATCTGGAAGTCACGGATATCCAGCAAACAAAGGGCTATCAGGATCAAATACTGGCCATACCACCAATGTACACTACCATTACAACTACAATCCACCACAAAGGATTTCTTATGCCCCAGCACATGGTGGCCCTCCAGTGAGTTACCCTGTCTATCGTGGCGCTCCGCCGACCTACGTTTACCAATATAAAGATTCGGGTAGCAAATACGGTACGTTGTTGGCCGGTTTGGCACTTCTTAACCTAGGAACTCTTGCAGGCGGACTCTATGCAAACAGACATTCCAGTTACAAACCACAGCCTGGCGAAATTTGTAAATTCGGAATTAGAAAAGACAACGGGGATTACGAAGAGACAAAAATCGACTGTAAACTAAtaacaagttttatatttgaggAAGAAGAGAAGAGACAGAGAGGTGTGCAGAATTCCACCGTCACGACTACAACCGTGACCAATACCACCATTGTAAACACTACTAATTTGGCAGAGGCTCCCCCTCAACCGCCCGTTGCTTTCCCACTTTACACGATGTTGCCCAATGGTACATTAGTACCCGTTAATGGAACAATGTTTAATGTAACCTCGGTGAATAATGCAACTAATGTTAACGACAGTGTGCCCGTGGGCAATGCAAACATGTCAACTGTGACGTCAGTGATGACGACGACAACGAATACAACGGTAACGAATGCGCTGGACGTAAAGGGAAAGCCGGTCGACGTCACGCCAACCATGAAGTGCTATGTCATCCGGAATTCCCCATCGTCGAACATGCGTCGCAGTGTCCCTTGCGGCCTGTTGCAAACCTACGCGGACCAATCAATAAAGAAGAACTCTGCATCAAATCATCTACCGTCCATGACAATTCTGAGTGTagtttttgctatttttatcttgtactagttatttattacCCTAGATATTAAGcttctaatttgttttaatgtttaaatcttatttggCAAGtgttatattgaatttaactccactgtattatttgtttttgttataattgcaCGTAaagtttatctttatttacttgatttaattttttaaaccagtttttcattattatagaGTAATTTGTCTAGTTTGCCATTGTCATCAGCTGATTCAAAATTCATCCGCCGTAACACTACGTCTTCTTTCCCCATTTTCTCCTGTCCTTAGTCTACCCCACTGCCTTAAAATGACcgaaaattataatgtaaaggACAATTTTTGTAATAGTTATCGATTATAATCACCAAGATCTAAGATCGTTTTTGAAgttgtttttgtattgtatatgtgatatttatgtaaagagtatttttttattattaaactttgtttCAGACatgttgtattataatttttaacgttttaaaattaatttcgttaTGGAAAACAAAAACTAGGAGAGTTATGTTGGTGATAATAAAGCACCACAAAAAACTAATACAAAACCTAAATGTTTTAGCTCACGTAACAAGCAATACGATTTACCTTGAAATTAACATGAAACCTTGCCTAgaattatttcttttgattttgcaAATCCTAGAGACGtggataatgaaaatatacttTGTATAACTTAGTACTTTAGTGCAAAAGGATTCGAAAATTGATGCCACATTTATACAAGATGGCGGATAGTTGTCATACGTTTAGCcgcaacaaattaattaaatagttacaTAAAGTGCGACcgtaaatttatgtaaattggtCGGTCTGAACGTAATATCAATTCCCTGATGAtttttacaactaaacttATTAACGGTAGTTTACACTTTATCGATTATGCAAAGCACGAAGTGTAACACGCTAACTTACCGTGGCCTATCCCTGTGTATTTTTGTCAAAAGCTTACTGATAGTATCTAATAGCGATAATAGTAATAGCTGCTCTTTCGACTTTTGCGTACTCTTCAGTAATTTAATCCATTCGAACTTCCTTTTTGTTTGCGcatatgtttttacaaaagaaatgtatAGCTAGGTTATTGAGTAGTGTTTATTggtataagaaatataaataaatttaaatttaacctcTGACTTTATTACTTGTAGAAGAGAGAGTATAAAGAAGTGAAGATGACGTCGTAAGCAAACTTCGTGCTTTTTAAGTTTCTATACAAATTTGCATATGACTTACTTCTATAagaatttctttaattatcataatataaagatgtagaattaatgtaaaaacatatacttttctttaatacccattcacattaatatttgaatggtTTATTAGTGACGAAATCTAGTTTAAAGACCACTGATGCACgacgaatttaaaaatatggcGTGTCGAAAATGAAATAAGGTAGGCGAGAAATAACACTTGTGTGCAGAATAACATTTGTACACTTGTAAAATTACTCCAATAATGATTGGTAAATAGATGGGttctatgtataagggccaaagtagcAAATTGATGCTCTTTACTTTTTCATGTTAAAAGTTACGTCTTTATCTAGTTAACAACCTActctaaacacaaatacacatttacaggtgtaaacgtgtttttttgCTGAAATAAAAGGGCTTATGCAACATCTTTTcttatatggttgaaactttgagccTCTACTGAatagttgtcaatttgcacattggcccttattcgtaggtgCCAtcgaaatgttatattttgtctGTGGTGAAATTGTAGCAGCAGCTTCGGTGACAAGTGCGATAATCGCCAGTAACATTCCAACGAGCATTGTTCtgacataataataatgaggTGTGTCAAATTCAGGTCAGGCGTCTCGTGTAATGAAATTCCTCCAGCCTGCTTAGTGCCTTTATGTTGTTGCGTTGGTTTCGTTAAATTATTACCATCAAGTCTtatgtttttaacaattttgtaactttaaatacaatattgtttGGGTACTAACACGTTAGATGCCGGAAGAGTACTGAGATGTGTCGGTCGTggcatttttgttaaaataaatgtttaaacagACAGAAACATACATGTCTATggataagacaaataaaatgattatcaTCGCTTCAAATTTTAACCAAATACTAGTAGTGGTCGGCCATCGGATGAAATTCGAccgaattcaaaataaaataattttattattatttattactaaacttAGCTTTATGCCCTTCTTTACATTAACTTCAACTGTGTCTTCAGTCAATATATAAGGATTCAAGAAAACTTAATCCTTACCAATAATAAGAATGCGAAATTAACTCTggctgtctcgctttcacgccaaaactactgaaccagATTTGGTACACACATAGTCTAGTGTCttgagcctgagaaaggacataagctactttttaacTCGAAAAAAGGGCTGtgaggggttgaaagtgggtgtagaaatttgtatgaaaatatcgttatttttatagtcagAGGCTTggaacaacaatatttgttgggtgcacaaaTGGGCCGGGTcaaccggtgcaataccacgtccacacagaagacaggcgtgaagtggaagcaattctgcgtttcgtctgatgagtgtggtcccggaggcctaattttagtcctctttcccttttctccttttcttttctaatatgaaaaggatgggaaggggaagtggatttggcggaagaggggactcaaaggaaggggaaatattgtctttctgtgcgtccccttctccgtcgattaaaggtaggcaacgcgtctttatttgcggatgtctatgggcaacggtcgcctcgctatttcggcaaattcaggaggccgtttgttcgtttgccaccttttgatataaaaaaaaaaacaatattaaaacaaggTATAATACATGAAAACGTGACGTAATAACACAAGTATTTGATAGatataaatgtgtaattttaatattaagtgtCATTAATTACAGtctgatttaaattaattattataaataacatttattttaatgcagtACGCTTCTATTGCTTAAGTAGTTGTGATGGGAAAACCGATTGTAAATCTTGTATTCATAAATCAAACCACaccttgaataaaattaatcttaacaaGATTTTTTAAGATCCAGTAGTGTTATAAGCGGGTTATTCATTGGCGAGCAAGACCGCTGGTCCGTAAACGACCCCGCGAGCCAAGTCTAAACCCCCAATGGAGCACTTAAAAATCAGCTGACTTAAAAAACCGGTGGACTGGCTCGCGGGCTCGTTGTATACGTTTGaaattatacctatatattaattgatattcGATTCTCGACTACATTCAccaatgtaatataataattgagcTGTGTGATATGTACTTACATGTCGTACCCCGCATTCGTTGCAATGCCAAACCTCACAACATTCAAATAAACGTCacttaatatgtttaagaCGGAGGAAGGAAGTGGAAAAGGGGAGATGATGCAAGGGCACTGAGCACTAAAATTAATCTGTGAAACATACAATATTGCATATTGTATACGccaattttttaagtttttgtatcCTAATATTTTCACATGAAGCGCCAATACCGTGATGGAAAAGAGTATGGACATCCGATAACGTCTTTCGAATCCCTAAAACTATATCCAGCACACAAGTCAGAGTTTATTTAGAGTGCTAAAAATTTAACGTTGCAAAAATACTTAAGAAAAATTCCGCAATCGTACTGTTGTTTTACAATTCGTTGCAATATATTATGGGTATCCATAAAGATTGCCACCTATTTTGGTATAGGTATACATCGCATAAGTTAAATATCCATCTCTCTCTCTGCCTAGCTCGTATCCCACATGGTGGTGAGGTCGGCAGTTTATATCCATGTCCATAAAACAcgctaaaataatattgtctttaatattttattcagtaaGTCTCGATTGACCTTGAATGGTAAAACACGTTGTACCTAGGTCTTTTCGATTTGTTTTCCTCGTATCTCTTATAACTTTTTGCTACTAAAGATTAAGATACGTAAATAGAGTTATTAATAGCTCATCAAAGCGATCACagttctttaatttttattcaaatttttgtttattaaaatctaactCGAGCAGTAAAATACTTTGCGTGTGaaaaaatggttttataaAAAGGAGCTTCTATTGTTATAATGGACGTTGACCTCTGTGTCATTTTAGACGCCTGTTTTAATTTGCCATAGCGTGACAATGTAAACGGTTAAAATTATCGATTCTTATTTCATACCTTTAATGAGGTTAATATTAAACTCTTTTCGTAGTTCATTGCTGAAGCTTGAAGAAGAGGGAATTGTACCTTGTTCGAATCTAAACTTTTAACCATAGACAAACTGCTTATATAACGCTTAATCTCAataattccaaaatatttctggtctaatatttttgaataactatataacactagcttttacccgcgactccgtccgcgcggaataaaaaatagaaaacggggtaaaaactatcctatgtccgtttcctggttctaagcttttcagtcaaatcgattcagccgttcttgagttataaatggtgtaactaacacaactttcttttatatatatagattatatactcatatttcaaaaatatcacTTCATTTTGTCTCACAACTTTCCCAAGATAACTAGTAAAGTGAAATGCAATGGCATAGTCGAGTATTGAATTTGATGATTttctgtttacttaattttggCTTTGGATCGAAACGAAAGATAGTTGTAGGGTGCACAATGAATCTTGTTTTTTGTTGTCGATGgacttattaaaaagtacataagTGTGACGATAGATAAAGCTGTCGTAACCGTGTTGTTTGAATTGGGTTTACTGATTACTTTTATCTGTGATAGCAAGAAGAGATTTCGTTATGCCACTTAGTTCATTAAACTTAGATGATAGTTGTAAGTTTATGCAGAAAAGGGATGTCTACAGCGTTCAGATTTTTACCCTGACAAAAGGGTAATGTTTTCCCTCGTATGTATGTGGGTTTGTGTGTATGTAAATATCTTTGCGGCGGCCTACAGCCTAAacgattttgacgagtgaaGTGAATAGATTtaaccagagctgggcattaactcgttaatccgttaatcgttaattaacgaagttaacattttgcttaacggattaacttttaagttaacttcaaaaagtgttaacgcttttgttaacttgcgttaaactcaacttccgttaaaaaaaagtccgttaatcgttaaattaaaaacttggaGACGGGCTGTcactttgtttaaattacgtgccacgccacactcgtaagttcaactatgttgggcgactgtcggcgactcgaatggtgaacgaacgagttgataattgatatatgtgaagttcgcatgcaactgtgatgcatcagagcatccgggaaagacgtgaccaacaggaccaaaatcaaaagaaggttcgaaatagtatatttcattatgagtatataaaagcaagagtatgtaatagcccacattccgaacgctcttcgtccctgcaataccctcccattatttttttttgagcaactgtattaaaacacttttttactcgtgtttttctttagcttttccaaactcgtgcgttctctttcccaactgtaaaaatgatgtctattaaaaagaaaaaaaccaaccacgaagtttttacaaaaaaaaaaatcattgaagtttttatgattcatgcaaataatTCTAagaagaagctcctaatttgttacaatatcagatttaatgatttgattcaatgaattaggttaggtttcattttatttcaactcattaaatttcattttcatttcatatcaataaaaataatctactgaagacttggttgtttgggcatagttccctttgcctacccagaatggatGAAGaacttttacggttggcgccatttttcaaacatttaagttggttgagtttattgtgtttttattattctatttaattgcttaatttttagcaactgtattaaaaaaagttgtttagtacacgtgcggaactgtcattaaaACTTGTTCCAaatgtcaaccctcaccttcggctgcgcctcggctcgggtagacatttgtcggaactctttgcaatgacagcctttccgcactcgtaatgaaatatactataatgcattcatacttgtctctaatactaatgtgttatagaatgtatagtcaaattactattttaaacaagtgtcgccacaataagtgtgaaattagtatgtataattttggtatggttaactgttaacgattaactttaacttgcgttaaattttcgagaatttaacgctttaacgattaacgaagttaattttttaattaacgaattaacgattaacgaagttaacttttcgattaactgtgcccacctgtggatttaacaattaaatttgaattaaagcCAATTAAAATTACCATACCAATGGTTCCAGATAGAACATTGAATGCGGCCGTTAGTATAATAAGGATGTATGTAACAAAGTTTAGCAGTTCCACGTCAAAAAAGGGTTTTGCAGGGATAATATCTGCGTGCTGGGTGTTCGGTGCGGGCGTGGGTCTGCTGCCGCTATGCGGTTGGCACGCGGCGGTGGGCGCGGCACCTGGCTGCTACTTCGTCGAGGTCATGGACTACAACTACCTCGTATTCCTCTATTTCGCGACCATCGTCACCCCCAGCGTGTTACTCGCCGCTTTCTACGCGCATATCTATCGAGTTGTTGTCAAACAGGTAATTTCTAGCATTCCAGTGGCTTTCGATCTTTTAagacaataatttatacatgtaTCCGTTGACGAAACTAGGCGGAAATTGACGCAAAGTAGTGCaactaaaaaagaaaaatagtttcattttttatcaGTGATACAAGTTAATGCGAAGAATTCAATTCTATTCAATCGCTCGTTTATGAGCCATAAATTATGGATCTACATTTGCGGATTGGGCCTATGTCAAATAAGTTAATGAATAGCTTGATttacagtattatttaaaatcaaatttgaaatgttttaatttataatgctAGGTTCTCTTAAAATGTTGGCTACtgaatctaaatattttaaacaaacatgatGATTGTGGTGTCGTTccttttagaatatttttgtattatataaaacgcaatttcatatgtaatatTTGGTACTTTTTACGGGTTTCAGATGAGTGCGGTGGTGACAGTGGAAGGCAGCCAGGGGCGCACGTCGGGCGGTACGATGCTGCGCGTGCTGGGAGCCGCGCAGAAGCGCGAGGTGAAGGCCACGCAAAACCTCGCCATCATCGTCTTCTTC is part of the Papilio machaon chromosome 4, ilPapMach1.1, whole genome shotgun sequence genome and encodes:
- the LOC106720318 gene encoding uncharacterized protein LOC106720318, which translates into the protein MVKVLNHSDMFRYFKILLFALIVLSVTDSVRARKLSGSRHSYPKSGGLSGGGHHYPSSGGLSGNSHGYPSSGGSHGYPSSGGSHGYPSSGGSHGYPSSGGSHGYPASGGLSGSGSHGYPANKGLSGSNTGHTTNVHYHYNYNPPQRISYAPAHGGPPVSYPVYRGAPPTYVYQYKDSGSKYGTLLAGLALLNLGTLAGGLYANRHSSYKPQPGEICKFGIRKDNGDYEETKIDCKLITSFIFEEEEKRQRGVQNSTVTTTTVTNTTIVNTTNLAEAPPQPPVAFPLYTMLPNGTLVPVNGTMFNVTSVNNATNVNDSVPVGNANMSTVTSVMTTTTNTTVTNALDVKGKPVDVTPTMKCYVIRNSPSSNMRRSVPCGLLQTYADQSIKKNSASNHLPSMTILSVVFAIFILY